A genomic region of Octopus sinensis linkage group LG2, ASM634580v1, whole genome shotgun sequence contains the following coding sequences:
- the LOC115232361 gene encoding uncharacterized protein LOC115232361 — protein sequence MDAGHLYMIKEEASDRNTESSLLAAAAAVKQQQKLNRSGETPLYCSTERILKNNPHQKVAPDQIRDGIRRITEKYDSLGKMLSQCDNTRNNMKKTPMSDASSDISDVPPSTASTSSTGVSETLSEHDLLQVEMFYKSHKTEVFVCHCQANLYFGSVRQSSECDQWEYAMTGIPLLVLDTGEHHRKRRLHFILAEKGTGFVMWKDVIDHLTKYSAPSSSFHTLHISIDHTKLAGLSFDDTEAAAQFYEVLRQLTSDPNDDILNLSRSKKNKKKEQKPKNKKFKAPRKTDISQPCCFVHVTKLERTDNSGNAACAFKSTLPSEMKHSSSSELSEDSATEQYK from the coding sequence ATGGATGCTGGTCATTTGTACATGATTAAAGAAGAAGCCTCAGATCGTAACACTGAGAGTAGTCTTTTGGCCGCTGCTGCTGCCGTAAAGCAGCAGCAGAAATTAAATAGAAGTGGTGAAACACCACTCTATTGCTCAACAGAAAGGATTCTAAAAAACAACCCACACCAGAAAGTTGCACCCGACCAAATTAGAGACGGCATTCGACGCATTACAGAAAAGTATGACTCATTAGGTAAAATGTTGTCGCAGTGTGATAATACgagaaataatatgaaaaaaacacCCATGTCCGACGCATCTTCCGATATTTCTGATGTGCCGCCCTCGACAGCAAGCACATCAAGCACAGGTGTTTCAGAAACTCTATCAGAGCACGATCTCCTTCAAGttgaaatgttttataaaagTCACAAGACTGAAGTATTTGTTTGCCACTGTCAAGCAAATTTATACTTCGGCTCTGTGCGCCAGTCATCCGAATGTGATCAATGGGAATATGCCATGACAGGTATACCGCTGTTAGTGCTAGACACTGGCGAACATCACCGGAAAAGAAGACTACATTTCATTCTTGCTGAAAAAGGAACGGGTTTTGTGATGTGGAAAGATGTAATAGATCATTTGACAAAATATAGCGCTCCAAGTTCGAGTTTCCACACCTTGCACATCTCTATCGACCATACGAAATTAGCGGGCCTCAGCTTTGATGACACTGAGGCAGCGGCTCAGTTCTACGAAGTTTTACGACAGTTAACCTCTGACCCTAATGACGACATCCTTAACTTAAGCCGgtcgaagaaaaacaaaaagaaagaacagaaaccGAAAAATAAGAAATTCAAAGCTCCCAGAAAAACAGACATATCGCAGCCTTGTTGTTTCGTTCATGTTACTAAACTGGAACGCACAGACAATAGCGGGAATGCCGCTTGTGCGTTCAAAAGTACGCTCCCAAGTGAAATGAAACATTCAAGTAGTTCTGAGCTGTCGGAAGACTCCGCTACTGAGCAGTATAAGTAA